The segment TGTATTATAAGCCAAAGTAGCAGAAAAACCGAGCTATTCCATCAAAGCTCGGCTTTTCTCTTATTAATGGAAATATTTCTCGACACGCTGTACAACTTCATTGGCAGAAAGTCCATCCGCATCAATAACAGGCCCAGCCATCACAGGATCGCTAATGCCCATTACATCTCGGTCTTGCCCTGTAATAACGCAAGCATCACAGCTTTTAGCATCCTCTTCATTGCGTAGCTGAATCACTTCATAGCCCTTTGCCTTTAAAGCATCCTCAATATTTGATAAGGATTGTTCAACACCAATAATTTTAGACATGCTTTGTCCACCTCCTACAACTAATGTGCCATTTCTTCTTGCTTCTTATGCATTTGGCATCGTCTAAATAAATTGCCTCACTGATTGACTAAAATGTGTATAGAATGTCTAGCTTAGTAAAAAGGGAGGATGAGGTATGTATTCCATCGCCAATTTTAAAATACTTGTTGACAAGCAAGCAGAAATAGATGCAATTTATCAGCAGTGTACGCAACTTATTGAATCAACGGTTACACCCAAATTACATGTAGAGGCGGAGCGCTTGCTAAAGCTTATGGAAGATAGGCTATCAAAGCAGGGCTTTACGGTGACCAAGACATCCACGGGCTTAATTGCCAACTATCAGGAGGCAACGGTTAATGTGGATCAGCATTCAAAAAATTTAGAGGAATGGTTTTATATTAATTTAAATAGCTATGCCGAAGATCAAGTAGGCATTGTTTTAGATATAGCACCCATAATGTTGTCGAAAATATCCAATCAGCTAGATGGGTATACAGATATTATTGAGCAAATGACAGATACGTTAAAGCAAGCGAAAAGCCTATACAAAGCTTGCACAAATCCAACATTTATTTATAAAACCCAAGATAATAAAGTGTTTCAGTCTGTGCAGGATGTGGTGGATTATTATTTTCAAGCATAAAGGGAGAAGCCACTCTATGCTTGAAGTAGGAGTGCATCGTCTAAATGTTTTCACAAAATAGACATATGTAGTAGCTGGAAGACATAAAGATATAGAGGACAAACTATAGGCATGGTTGGTTCTCTATATTTTTTGATATGGAGAATGATAAAGGGTGCTTCCTAACTATATTTGTTAAAATCTATCAATACACAACTATATTTCACGAATATTTAATAAAAAATTGATATATTCAAAGATATAGGTAATTTGTAAGGATGGTTGTTTACCGTAATTTGGGTAATAAATAATAAAATAGATGGAGTTTTGTCGCAGCTATTTTCGGTTATAGTGCTAATATGAGCATTAATTCATACAATGATTAAAAAGTTTATAGGTGAGGGGCTGGGTGACATGGAGCAATATAGCACAGCTTATTTTCAAAAGCTAGATTTACTAGCAAGCTTATATGCAGGGCAAGCCGCTTTAAAACATTCCATACCAACGGAGAAGATTAGTCAACTGGAGCGCTATCAACAAATTGAAGCGGCAATTACGAAATTAAATAATGAAATTCGCTTGATTGAGCAGACGATTTTACGATCCGCCCGCTCTATCGAAAATTGTTAATAGCAGCTCAACCCATGCAAACCATTGCATGGGTTTTTTGATGGGCAAATGAGGCTGGGACAAAAGAAAAAATGTTAGACCATTTACAAGTTTGGTCTAACATTTTTTTGCGTTATTAGAACACATATACTTTAATAAATCACAAAAATAACATTCATTTTTTGATTTTTCTCAATAAAATGAGTTATGTCCCAGCCTCTGCTAAGTCTATTGAACAAGTGCCAGTATAAATTGATCGCGATCTGCTTCCTCCTGCATTTTACTATCAGCAAGCATTGCACCTGATTGGACGCTTGTCATATCTTTATCTACAAGAAACTGCACATTGACTTTCGTTACTTTATTATCAACAGGACAATCCCCCTTGAATTCGACTACATCCTGCCCCTTTTGTGTTTCAAAATAAACCCAATATGGATTTTCACAGGCAGAGGCAAAGGCATCCTCTAATGTTTTTGTACTATTTTCATAGGAATAGCTTTTTACATATGTAATATATTCATTGTCCGTTATATCTTTTTGCGGACCATAAAAGTACCAAAATACCCCTAAAATTGCAATAGGTATAATCCATAATATATTCCTTTTACTTAATTTTCTCATTGCAGCATCCCCCTTTATAAGCATATTTTAACACCTTTTTGCTAGCTTACAATAATATTTTTAAAGAAGGAAAAGTATTCCATGCAAGCTGGTTATTTGGTACAGTGAATATAATAGAACGAAAGGAGTGATAATTCGATGAAACGTTCTGCATATTTACTCAGCAGTATATTATGTAGTAGCTTACTATTTACAACTGTCCAGGCTGATGCAGCAACAACTGATCGTCCAACGATTTCGATAAATGGTGCGCAGCAGGCATTACAAGGAATAATTACGCCAAGCGGGCATACACTTGTCCCATTTAAAGAGTTTTTTGCCGTACTAAATATGAAAGTAACCTTTAATAATGACACAAAAACCGTT is part of the Lysinibacillus sp. FSL K6-0232 genome and harbors:
- a CDS encoding YkuS family protein, which translates into the protein MSKIIGVEQSLSNIEDALKAKGYEVIQLRNEEDAKSCDACVITGQDRDVMGISDPVMAGPVIDADGLSANEVVQRVEKYFH
- a CDS encoding glucosamine 6-phosphate synthetase, yielding MRKLSKRNILWIIPIAILGVFWYFYGPQKDITDNEYITYVKSYSYENSTKTLEDAFASACENPYWVYFETQKGQDVVEFKGDCPVDNKVTKVNVQFLVDKDMTSVQSGAMLADSKMQEEADRDQFILALVQ